In Spinacia oleracea cultivar Varoflay chromosome 5, BTI_SOV_V1, whole genome shotgun sequence, a single window of DNA contains:
- the LOC130461710 gene encoding uncharacterized protein, translated as MRGQKDYAKRLGQVMLSGKATADPFPKVEIGEADRGKVATPHDDPLVIELKVANLRVRRILVDTWSLSDIISLECLNRLQHDSSKIEKIHYPIIGFGVSIIHPVGIISLPLRMGNKKESLQMDFVCDDGIVSTIHGDQQQARDCYLTTLSPEAWGSGEEKDVLGNKRKCDSTQSKSLKETLTISATHMEERRPKPVRAHYNVVLNADKPDRVMPGIDPAVAVHKLNVDQNFKPVRQKKRNHGEDRNQAATAEVKKLMDAGFVRPSQYPDWVANVVLVPKPNDTWRMCFDYTNLNKACPKDSFPLPKIDRLVDSTAGL; from the exons ATGAGGGGTCAGAAAGATTATGCCAAGCGGCTGGGGCAAGTGATGTTGTCAGGAAAGGCCACAGCCGACCCCTTCCCAAAAGTAGagatcggcgaggccgaccgggGAAAAGTAGCCACCCCACATGATGATCCACTGGTAATCGAGTTGAAGGTTGCCAATCTGAGGGTTAGGCGCATCCTGGTTGATACATGGAGTTTGTCAGATATAATTAGCCTTGAGTGTTTAAACCGACTGCAGCATGATTCctcaaaaatagagaaaattcACTATCCTATTATAGGCTTTGGAGTTAGTATCATCCATCCAGTCGGCATCATTTCTCTCCCTCTGCGGATGGGAAATAAGAAAGAGTCTCTTCAAATGGAC TTTGTCTGTGATGATGGGATCGTCAGCACCATACATGGTGATCAGCAGCAAGCTAGAGACTGCTATTTAACCACGCTGAGTCCAGAGGCATGGGGGTCAGGTGAAGAGAAAGATGTGTTAGGTAATAAACGAAAGTGCGACAGCACACAATCCAAATCCCTGAAAGAAACACTAACTATATCAGCGACACACATGGAAGAAAGACGACCAAAGCCTGTTAGGGCTCATTACAATGTGGTGTTGAATGCAGATAAGCCAGATAGAGTG ATGCCCGGCATTGatcctgctgtggccgtccataagctcaATGTGGACCAAAATTTCAAACCGGtccgtcagaagaaaaggaaccatggggaagatagaaatcaggcggcgaCGGCAGAAGTGAAAAAGTTGATGGATGCAGGGTTTGTTCGACCTAGCCAATATCCGgactgggttgctaatgtgGTCCTTGTTCCAAAACCAAACGACACCTGGAGGATGTGTTttgactacaccaacctcaacAAGGCATGTCCAAAAGACAGCTTCCCATTGCCAAAGATCGACCGGCTTGTCGACTCCACGGCGgggttgtga